From Carettochelys insculpta isolate YL-2023 chromosome 3, ASM3395843v1, whole genome shotgun sequence, a single genomic window includes:
- the GCM1 gene encoding chorion-specific transcription factor GCMa, with amino-acid sequence MDLEDSASRSGEMTSWDINDTKLPQDVKQTDRFQEWPDSYVKHIYSLDDKNAQRHLSSWAMRNTNNHNSRILKKSCLGVVVCSNDCLAADGRKIYLRPAICDKARQKQQRKCCPNCNGPLKLISCRGHGGYPVTNFWRREGPFIFFQAKGAHDHPRPETKLEAEARRSIQKAHTAIYSISPRLKRGQEAESQTGEMQMQEALPLLLSNQKNCTAPSSFDGNLIGKNPEEQIINNCLPLAKRYSFGRSLYPTEHSQEIGCDKYNEMCKEIGIRMDLSSGDLSGPPLCNTYANYGESQAFERNPCTDNCCNGSVLSLANLHSDIVSSQNYMDSSIQHVPNIPLATKTSYHPCRANTGLSGEDLYEGKLHVNYNSGYIPSSLNSLTPEDPYHIMNSAHHHPQPSLLMKGSEWDSEEERKYPNLNYCNNEMFFSLSPLR; translated from the exons ATGGACCTGGAGGACTCTGCTTCTCGAAGTGGGGAAATGACAAGCTGGGATATCAATGACACCAAACTGCCTCAG GATGTGAAACAAACAGATCGGTTTCAGGAATGGCCAGATTCCTATGTAAAGCATATCTATAGCTTGGATGATAAAAATGCTCAGAGGCATCTGAGTAGCTGGGCGATGAGAAACACCAATAACCACAACTCTAGGATCTTAAAAAAGTCCTGCCTTGGGGTAGTGGTCTGCAGCAACGACTGCTTAGCTGCTGATGGGAGGAAGATATATCTGAGACCAGCCATATGTGATAAAGCCAGGCAAAAACAGCAAA GAAAATGCTGCCCAAACTGCAATGGCCCTTTGAAGCTCATTTCCTGCCGAGGGCATGGTGGGTACCCTGTCACCAACTTCTGGAGGCGTGAAGGGCCATTCATATTTTTTCAG GCTAAGGGGGCCCATGATCACCCAAGACCAGAAACAAAACTAGAAGCAGAAGCAAGAAGATCAATACAGAAAGCACATACAGCTATTTATTCCATCTCTCCAAGACTAAAAAGAGGCCAGGAGGCTGAG TCCCAGACAGGTGAGATGCAAATGCAAGAAGCTTTGCCTTTACTCCTTTCCAATCAGAAAAACTGCACAGCACCCAGTAGTTTTGATGGAAATTTAATCGGCAAAAACCCAGAAgagcaaataataaataattgtttGCCTCTTGCCAAAAGGTACAGTTTTGGAAGATCCCTTTACCCAACAGAGCACTCTCAGGAAATAGGATGTGACAAATACAATGAGATGTGCAAAGAAATTGGCATCAGGATGGACCTGTCTAGTGGAGACCTGTCTGGACCTCCTTTGTGTAATACGTATGCTAACTATGGAGAGTCACAGGCCTTTGAAAGAAATCCATGTACTGACAACTGTTGCAATGGTTCTGTTTTATCTTTGGCTAATCTGCACTCTGACATCGTATCTTCACAAAATTACATGGACTCCAGTATCCAACATGTTCCCAATATACCACTAGCAACAAAGACTAGTTACCATCCTTGCAGGGCTAACACAGGCCTATCCGGAGAGGACTTGTATGAAGGGAAATTGCATGTGAATTACAACAGCGGCTACATCCcttcttctttgaactctctcacCCCAGAGGATCCCTACCACATTATGAACTCTGCACACCACCACCCACAGCCTTCACTGCTCATGAAAGGAAGCGAATGGGAcagtgaagaagaaagaaaataccCCAATCTCAATTACTGCAACAACGAAATGTTTTTTAGTCTCTCCCCTTTACGATGA